The Osmerus eperlanus chromosome 12, fOsmEpe2.1, whole genome shotgun sequence genome has a segment encoding these proteins:
- the LOC134030913 gene encoding myoferlin-like isoform X3: protein MLRVVVESAKGLPKKKIGSPDPVASVVFKDEKKKTKSISNELNPVWNEVLEFDLKGSALDSSSYIDVIVKDFETIGKDKNFPNDLEKDRQIPREHSSGTTFRLLGSTKISLRDLATGQVKSLPSKNLPLINEKGQDIGATIDLVIGYDPPASAVPNPNNPQDGTTAGDAGGGDEEENVDLADGGQTGSSGGGSSPGLPGNTAQAMVRRARNRSRPLSNKPQDFQIRVRIIEGRQLPGNNIQPVIKVNVCGQTHRTRIKRGNNPYFDEIFFYNINMLPSELFDQQISIRVYDSFSLRADSLMGEFKLDVGYVYDEPAHSVMRKWLLLSDPDDSSSGAKGYLKVSLFIVGTGDEPPAEKRESNDDQDDIESNLLLPAGVTLRWITMALKVFRAEDIPQMDDAFVQSVKEIFGRDSDKKNLVDPFLEARFAGKKLCTQVIEKNANPEWNQLLNLQVKFPSMCECIKLTVFDWDRLTRNDAIGTTYLNLAKIASSGGEIEDEHAGYGANNEYKGKTGESEVGFLPAFGPSYVNLYGSPREFSGLPDPYEDLNFGKGEGVAYRGRVLVELTTKLEGKADKTVDSISSDDILVVQKYQRRRKFCLCAVFHSASMLQEPGEPIQFEVSIGNYGNKLDTTCKPLASTTQYSCAVFDGNHYYYLPWADTKPVVVVTSFWEDISHRLDAVNIILHIADRLQSNISAMKTAILAKMADTQLAEIWLKLVSQLIDDLESFHVPELEGKPNLTALDLQIKKLRGSAMATILDGARSMREEAMEIRDTLGDIEAWLEKLRQLADEPQNSMPDVIVWMLRGEKRVAYSRIPAHQLLYSTHSQEACGQYCGRTQTILMKYPMDKNKGLKVPVQVRVNMWLGLSAHEKKFNAYSEGTFSVFAELYENQAEMFGKWGTTALVGRYKFSDVTGKLKLKQEFFMPPPGWEWEGDWFIDPEKGLLTEADAGHTEFLDEVYQNETRFPGGEWKPAAEPYTDVNGEKTQSPGEMECPAGWTLQDEWTVDDNRAVDEKGWEYGVTIPPADKPKSWVPAEKVYHVHRRRRLVRPRSRTAGPTGGSPTERRIQGDPEGWEFSSLIGWKFHRKQRSSDTFRRRRWRRKMAPANTLGAAAIFKLEGALGIDTDEKGQKTDATKLFGANTPTVSCSFDRSYRYHLRVYVYQAKNLVAMDKDSFSDPYAHVSFLHVSQSTEKLSATLNPTWDQTLLFHDVEIHGDPDTIAQNPPKVVLELYDNDQVGKDELLGRAVCAPLVKLNAGMDQVPKLLWQPVMQRDQPAGDVLVAAELILKDKGNETELPLVPPRRGENLYMVPQGIRPVVQLTAIEILAWGLRNMKTYQLATVCSPSLVVECGGERVESVVIKNIKKSPNFPGSVLIIKALLPKDEMYTPPIVLKVIDHRPFGRKPVVGQCTISNLSDFRCDPYVARAEVAMSSKMALMMAAPPRDVSIHMGDRGPLLEDQVQCKEKELVDWWSKLYASIGEQEKCGPYLEKGYDTLKVYDCELEQVPEFQGLTDFCSTFKLHRGKNEDGVDDPTVVGEFKGSFKLYPLSDDPGIAPPPRQFRELPDSGPQECMVRIYIIRGIDLQPKDNNGMCDPYIKIALGKKSVDDRDNYLPNNTNPVFGKMFELSCFLPQDKDLKISVYDYDLLSRDEKVGETVIDLENRFLSRFGSYCGLPQTYCLTGINQWRDQMKPSQILQNLARLRGIPPPRTEDNGNTLKFHGQEYRLEEFEANKKIHQHLGPPNERICLHVLRKQTLVPEHVESRTLYSSFQPTLSQGKLQMWVDVFPKSLGPPGPPFDILPRKAKKYFLRAIIWNTTEVILDETSITGENMSDIYVKGWMPGMEEDKQKTDVHYRSLDGDGNFNWRFVFEFEYLPAEQLCLVSKKEHFWSLDKTEFRTPPKLIVQIWDNDKFSLDDYLGTVELDLRNLVPPAKMPAKCSLEMMEGKQGVQPKSDLSASLFAQHSVRGWWPCFIEQDGKKVLGGKVEMTLEIISEKDVDEKPAGKGRDEPNMNPKLDFPKRPDTSFFWFTNPCKTMKFIVWRRFKWIFIGLIILIIVLLFLAILLYSLPNYISMKIVKPFK from the exons ATGTTGCGTGTTGTGGTAGAATCCGCCAAAGGTTTACCAAAAAAGAAGATTGGGAGTCCTGATCCTGTCGCATCTGTTGTTTTTAAAG atgaaaaaaagaaaacaaaatcaaTAAGCAATGAATTAAACCCAGTCTGGAATGAG GTGCTTGAGTTTGACTTGAAAGGTTCCGCGCTTGACTCGTCATCCTACATCGATGTGATTGTGAAAGACTTCGAGACTATTGGGAAAGACAA GAATTTCCCAAATGACCTAGAAAAAGATAGACAAATACCTAGAGAACATTCTTCTGGAACTACTTTCAG GCTACTGGGGTCTACGAAAATCTCTCTGAGAGACCTAGCCACTGGCCAGGTCAAGTCCCTCCCATCCAAAAATCTTCCCCTCATCAATGAAAAGGGGCAGGACATTGGA GCTACAATCGACCTTGTGATTGGCTACGATCCGCCAGCCAGTGCTGTTCCCAATCCTAACAACCCACAGGATGGGACCACAGCAGGGGATGCTG GgggtggagatgaggaggagaatgtGGACCTGGCTGATGGGGGCCAGACTGGCTCCTCAGGCGGGGGTTCCTCCCCAGGCCTACCAGGCAACACCGCCCAGGCCATGGTCAGGAGGGCCAGGAACCGTAGCAGACCGCTATCCAACAAACCCCAGGACTTCCAG ATCCGAGTCAGGATCATAGAAGGCCGCCAGTTACCAGGAAACAACATCCAGCCTGTGATCAAGGTCAACGTGTGTGGACAGACCCACCGGACACGGATCAAGAGGGGCAACAACCCATACTTTGATGAG ATATTCTTCTACAACATCAACATGTTGCCGTCAGAGCTTTTCGACCAGCAAATCAGCATCCGG GTCTACGACTCTTTTTCTCTGAGAGCTGACAGTCTGATGGGAGAGTTCAAG CTGGATGTGGGCTATGTCTATGATGAGCCAG CCCACTCTGTCATGAGGAAATGGCTTCTGCTCAGCGACCCAGATGACTCTAGTTCTGGGGCGAAGGGTTATCTGAAAGTCAGCCTGTTCATTGTGGGGACAGGTGATGAGCCTCCG gcaGAGAAGAGGGAGTCCAACGATGACCAGGATGACATAGAAAGTaacctgctcctccctgcaggGGTCACCTTGCGGTGGATCACCATGGCTCTGAAGGTGTTCAGAGCTGAGGACATCCCCCAGA TGGACGATGCATTTGTCCAGTCAGTGAAAGAGATCTTTGGAAGAGACTCCGACAAGAAGAACCTGGTCGATCCATTCCTTGAGGCCCGCTTTGCTGGTAAAAAG CTGTGCACACAGGTCATTGAGAAGAATGCCAACCCTGAGTGGAACCAGTTACTGAATCTTCAAGTCAAG TTCCCGTCCATGTGCGAGTGCATCAAACTAACTGTCTTCGACTG GGATCGTCTTACCAGGAATGATGCTATTGGCACGACTTACCTGAACCTGGCTAAGATTGCCTCCTCTGGAGGAGAAATAGAAG ATGAACATGCAGGATATGGGGCCAATAACGAATATAAAG GAAAGACGGGGGAGTCTGAGGTGGGCTTCCTGCCTGCATTCGGCCCCTCCTACGTCAACTTGTATGGGAGCCCCCGAGAGTTCAGCGGTCTCCCTGACCCTTATGAGGACCTCAACTTCGGCAAG GGAGAAGGAGTGGCCTATCGGGGAAGGGTCCTGGTTGAACTCACTACTAAACTAGAAGGCAAGGCAGACAAGACTGTGGACAGCATCTCCAGTGATGACATACTGGTGGTCCAG aaGTACCAGCGGAGAAGGAAgttctgtctgtgtgctgtgttccaCAGCGCCAGCATGCTGCAGGAACCGGGAGAGCCAATCCAGTTTGAGGTCAGTATCGGTAACTACGGCAACAAACTGGACACCACCTGCAAACCCTTGGCCTCTACGACCCAGTACAGCTGTGCTGTGTTTGATG GTAACCACTACTACTACCTTCCATGGGCGGACACTAAGCCTGTGGTGGTGGTGACGTCCTTCTGGGAGGACATCAGCCATCGTCTGGACGCTGTCAACATCATCCTGCACATCGCTGACCGCCTG CAATCCAACATCAGTGCAATGAAAACTGCCATTTTGGCTAAGATGGCCGACACTCAACTGGCAGAGATCTGGTTGAAGCTAGTCAGCCAGCTCATTGATGATCTGGAGAG TTTTCATGTGCCAGAGCTGGAGGGTAAACCCAACCTGACAGCCTTGGACCTCCAGATCAAGAAGCTGAGAGGCAGTGCCATGGCAACCATATTGGACGGGGCAAGGTCTATGAGAGAGGAAGCTATGGAGATCAGAGACACCCTGGGAGACATTGAGGCCTGGCTGGAGAAACTCCGGCAGCTGGCTGACGAG CCTCAGAACAGCATGCCAGACGTGATTGTGTGGatgctgagaggagagaagagagtggcCTACAGCCGTATCCCTGCTCACCAGCTGCTCTactccacacacagccaggaggCCTGCGGACAGTACTGCGGACGCACACAGACCATCTTGATGAAG TATCCCATGGATAAGAACAAGGGTCTGAAGGTTCCAGTCCAGGTTCGGGTCAACATGTGGCTGGGCCTGTCTGCTCACGAGAAGAAGTTCAATGCTTACTCAGAAGGCACCTTCAGTGTATTCGCTGAACTG TATGAGAACCAGGCGGAGATGTTTGGGAAGTGGGGCACCACGGCTCTGGTGGGACGCTACAAGTTCTCTGATGTGACGGGCAAGCTGAAGCTGAAGCAGGAGTTCTTCATGCCGCCCCCAGgctgggagtgggagggggactGGTTCATAGACCCAGAGAAGGG TCTGTTGACAGAGGCGGATGCTGGACACACAGAGTTCCTGGACGAGGTCTATCAAAACGAGACCCGCTTCCCTGGAGGAGAGTGGAAGCCTGCTGCAGAGCCCTACACTGATGTG AATGGGGAGAAGACCCAGAGTCCAGGGGAGATGGAGTGCCCTGCAGGCTGGACCTTGCAAGATGAGTGGACTGTAGACGACAACAGAGCCGTAGATGAGAAAG GTTGGGAGTATGGTGTGACCATCCCTCCGGCTGACAAGCCCAAGTCCTGGGTTCCTGCTGAGAAGGTCTACCATGTCCACCGCAGGAGGAGGCTGGTCAGGCCCAGGAGCAGGACGGCCGGCCCCACCGGGGGATCGCCCACGGAG AGACGGATCCAAGGAGACCCAGAGGGCTGGGAGTTCTCATCCCTGATTGGCTGGAAGTTCCACAGGAAGCAGCGCTCATCGGACACATTCCGTCGCCGGCgttggaggaggaagatggcaCCTGCCAACACCCTGGGAGCCGCGGCCATCTTTAAACTGGAGGGGGCACTG GGGATTGACACAGATGAGAAAGGCCAGAAGACTGATGCTACCAAGCTGTTTGGAGCCAACACACCCACAGTGTCCTGCTCCTTTGACA GGTCCTACCGCTATCACTTGAGGGTCTATGTGTACCAGGCCAAGAACCTAGTGGCTATGGACAAAGACAGCTTCTCTG ACCCGTATGCCCACGTGTCCTTCCTGCATGTCAGTCAGTCCACGGAGAAGCTGTCAGCCACGCTGAACCCCACCTGGGACCAGACCCTCCTATTCCACGACGTGGAGATCCACGGCGACCCCGACACCATCGCCCAGAACCCCCCCAAGGTGGTCCTCGAGCTGTACGACAACGACCAAGTG GGTAAGGATGAACTGCtgggcagggctgtgtgtgcccCGCTGGTGAAGTTGAATGCGGGCATGGATCAGGTGCCCAAGCTGCTGTGGCAGCCAGTCATGCAGAGAGACCAGCCAGCAGGGGATGTACTGGTGGCAGCTGAACTCATACTGAAGGACAAG GGGAATGAGACAGAGCTGCCCCTGGTTCCtcccaggagaggggagaacctCTACATGGTTCCTCAGGGCATCCGGCCGGTGGTGCAGCTCACCGCTATCGAG ATCCTGGCGTGGGGTCTGCGTAACATGAAGACGTACCAGCTGGCCACGGTGTGCTCTCCCAGCCTGGTGGTGGAGTGTGGGGGCGAGAGGGTGGAGTCTGTCGTCATCAAGAACATCAAGAAGAGCCCCAACTTCCCTGGATCTGTCCTTATCATCAAAGCG CTCCTTCCTAAAGATGAGATGTACACTCCTCCCATCGTGCTGAAGGTGATAGACCACCGTCCTTTCGGCAGGAAGCCGGTGGTGGGACAGTGTACCATCAGCAACCTGTCAGACTTCCGCTGTGACCCCTATGTCGCCAGGGCTGAGGTCGCCATGTCCTCCAAAA tggcTCTGATGATGGCTGCCCCACCTAGAGACGTCTCCATTCACATGGGTGACAGGGGACCCCTGCTGGAGGATCAGGTACAGTGCA AGGAGAAAGAGCTGGTTGACTGGTGGAGCAAATTATACGCTTCCAtaggagagcaagagaaatgTGGTCCCTACCTGGAGAAAGGCTACGACACCTTGAAG GTGTATGACTGTGAGCTGGAGCAGGTCCCAGAGTTCCAAGGGCTGACAGACTTCTGCAGCACCTTCAAGCTGCACAGAGGCAAGAACGAGGATGGAGTGGACGACCCCACCGTGGTCGGAGAGTTCAAG ggttCGTTTAAGTTGTACCCACTGTCAGACGACCCTGGCatagctcctccccctcgccagTTCCGTGAGCTGCCAGACAGCGGGCCGCAGGAGTGCATGGTCAGGATCTACATCATCAGGGGCATCGACCTGCAGCCTAAAGACAACAACGGCatg TGTGATCCGTACATCAAGATCGCATTAGGAAAGAAGAGCGTTGATGACAGAGATAACTACCTGCCCAACAACACCAACCCTGTGTTTGGAAA GATGTTCGAGCTGAGCTGCTTCCTGCCTCAAGACAAGGACCTGAAGATCTCTGTGTACGACTACGATCTGCTGAGTCGTGATGAGAAGGTCGGCGAGACGGTGATCGACCTGGAGAATCGATTCCTTTCTCGTTTCGGTTCCTACTGTGGCCTGCCACAGACCTACTGCCT GACAGGGATCAACCAATGGCGTGACCAGATGAAGCCATCTCAAATCCTCCAGAACCTGGCTCGTCTCAGGGGAATCCCCCCTCCCAGGACGGAGGACAATGGAAACACTCTAAAGTTCCACGGCCAAGAGTACCGCCTGGAAGAGTTTG AGGCTAACAAGAAGATCCACCAGCACCTGGGCCCACCTAATGAGAGGATCTGTCTGCACGTACTCAGGAAACAGACTCTGGTACCAGAGCATGTGGAGAGCAGAACACTGTACAGCAGCTTCCAGCCTACTCTCTCTCAG GGAAAACTCCAAATGTGGGTGGACGTTTTCCCCAAAAGCCTGGGTCCTCCTGGGCCTCCTTTCGACATACTTCCTCGCAAGGCGAAAAA ATATTTCCTTCGAGCCATTATCTGGAACACAACAGAAGTGATCTTGGATGAGACCAGCATCACTGGCGAGAACATGAGTGACATCTATGTTAAAGG CTGGATGCCAGGCATGGAGGAGGACAAGCAGAAGACAGACGTTCACTACAGGTCTCTGGATGGAGACGGGAACTTTAACTGGAGGTTTGTTTTTGAGTTCGAGTACCTGCCTGCTGAGCAGCTGTGTCTGGTCTCCAAGAAG GAGCACTTCTGGAGTCTTGACAAAACTGAGTTCCGTACCCCCCCGAAGTTGATTGTTCAAATATGGGACAACGATAAGTTCTCATTAGACGATTACCTAG GCACGGTGGAGCTGGACCTGCGGAACCTGGTTCCACCCGCCAAGATGCCAGCAAAGTGCTCTCTGGAAATGATGGAGGGGAAACAAGGGGTGCAGCCCAAGTCTGATCTGTCTGCCTCACTGTTTGCCCAGCACTCTGTCAGGGGCTGGTGGCCCTGCTTCATAGAGCAGGATGGCAAGAAGGTCCTAGGA gggaaggTAGAGATGACTCTTGAGATCATCAGTGAGAAGGATGTGGATGAGAAACCTGCTGGAAAGGGGAGAGATGAACCCAACATGAACCCCAAGCTGGACTTTCCCAA GCGACCAGACACTTCGTTCTTCTGGTTCACCAACCCCTGCAAGACCATGAAGTTCATTGTGTGGCGCAGGTTCAAGTGGATCTTCATTGGTCTGATCATACTGATCATAGTGCTGCTCTTCCTTGCTATCTTGCTCTACTCACTGCCG AACTACATATCAATGAAGATTGTGAAGCCATTCAAGTGA